TGGCAGAATGGTGGGGAAGTCAAGATGAAGTCAAACTGATGAGACCGGTAGACGGGCAGGTGCTCCGGCGGAAAGTGAGCAAATGAAAGAGCTTATTCAAGCTCTCGTTGAATCTCAAGACTATGTCGAGATCTTTGGCTTCTACTCTCGTCAGTGTCCCATTCCAATTCTTTACTATGTGGCTTACAAACTTATACACTAGATTTCGGGCAATCGTATGCCTCCGATTCCCTTTCAGCTGGGTCGTCCTACTTCGCTGGCGAGATTAACTGTGTTCAGACAGCAGCAAAGATTGCTAGGAACCTAGGTGCCAAAGGGAAATGGACGTTGTCAGTCGGTGCTACACCAACAGCCCATGCAGCTGTCCAAGAAGCTGTCAAAGAGCACGGTCCTCTTGAAGGAGAGCTTGAACTGTAAACTCAGTCTTTGTTTCTGTGTGTGGACTGCGCTGACCCCTTGTCTCTGATTAGACATGCAGGCTGCTACTGTATGTGTGACCTTCAGCAATGTGCCACTTCCCTCGTCTCTTACTCAGACGTGGCGATTTCTGTTCTGGGTCGAGTCGTCTCCGTTTATCCCTTGAGAAAGGAAGCGATGTGCGATGTTGGTGCACTTTCAGTATCCAAAGATACCGGCAGGTTCACTGGGTTCGGTCGAGTTGTGAAACCTGACTACGCTACGGGCTGGGACCTTGGAAGGATCAGTCAAGAGCATGGGACACTTGTACACCGTCAGGGGGAGGATATCAAAGAAGGAAACGAGCTCAAGATTGGGAACTCTGTGCAAATCATCCCTCAACATGCGTGCTTAGTCTGTGCTTGCTTCCCTTGGTTGTAcgtggtggatgatggggGTAATGAAGTCGTGGATGTTTGGGTTCCTTGGAAGGGATGGTAGCTGAAGTACGGTAAAAAGACAAGTATTGCATCAGATGGAGCATGCACTATAACAAAAACACTATGAAACATGACCATGTACAAGTACAAAGCTACAAAAATCAACAATTGGCGGTGTCCCAACGACAGCCTTTTTTGTGTTACCCCCGAAACTGTCTACAACTACCATGCAACATGCACTGCACACTTTCTCTCAAACTCGACTGGTTTCAAAATCCCAAAATACAATAAAATGAACAGGTTTCCTCccctcctttccatcttATCTCTTGTGCCCGATTAACATCCTTAACATAGCCGCATTCTCCCGTGCGGTAGACTCGCCCAATTCCAGCTGCCCAGCGACGTATTCTATCAGCGCATCAACTTCTCCATCGGTAGATTCATGCCTGCCGGGTGTCTGGAGTATCTTATCAAGCCATGCAATGATGGTGGCTTGTCGATCTATTatgggaagatgagcgGTGGAGTAAGTTGTAGGATGTTGACGACGCTGGGAAGTAGATTCTGGGGTTGCAGAGGTCCAGTTGTATGCCCGGCACACCAACTGCAGGAGGAGTGAGCATTTCACCATCATTAAAAAACAATGACGCACAGTGGTAAGGAAGACAGCCCAAGGTGTGTACAGACCCCAGTCGGCAAAGAGAGCCTGACGAAGATACCTTGCACACTGCCATACACAAGTCCATGCATCTTCTGTTTTTGCCCAAAGTTTCAATCTGCGCTTGGCATCGGAATACTGCCTTGGGCCAACTACGACAGTATTCAGCATTGTCATGACGCAAGGAATTGACTCACTTGTTGATCCGCAAAACGTAGTGGCGCCGGCAGCAACACAGAGCATCGGGCTTAGAGGTAAATTTAATAGTGGTTCAAGCCTCAAAGAAGGCGAATACTTACATATCACTCAAGATAGAGATGTTGCAGATGGCAAAGGTATCTCTCAAATCCCTGGACTCTATCGCATCCCCCATCCGGATGACTTCAGCTTCATAGGTCGCGCGCATGTTAATGACAGCTTTTTGATGAAAGAGTAAGATAATCTTGTCGAACTATAGTAGACGGACCTACCTTTGAAGACGATAGATCTCCAATGTTTCGTCCCCTCTCTGAACCTGATACCCATGCCGCCCCTCGTCCTACAATCCCATGCAATTGCAATCAAGCCTATCAGCACCATCTGAACTGTCAGACTGTTTTCCAGATCGACTTTGAAAGACAATTTCTCCAGCGCCAAGGCCGCGAGGATAGCGGATGAGTAACCATCTGAAACTGTAGAGACCTGGAACTCGGGATGCAATCCCGGGAGATAACCGGAACGAGCATTGGACTTTCGAGGTGTAGGCGGTGTGCTTGGGGGTGGGCCTCGCATGCGAAACCATTCCTGAGCGGTAGGTGCCTCCCATTGACGACGTGTACATGGCAAGgtgagatgatgagcgaAAATGGATAGTTGACGAGAGCAATGTTGGTTCCAAAAGGCGGAAAGTTGGGTATCAATGAGGAGAACGCAGTATGCAGCGCGTCGTCGTTCTGAATATCAGTATTTTGCTTAAGAGTTTCGgattcaccttcttcttttgcccaAGCAGCCCAAGCTTCCTCCTGATGAATCTCATTCTCAGGCTTTCCCACTACGCCGATGCCCTTTTTTCTGGAGTGGGCTACCATTACCGGCCACATACACTGCGCCACAAACTGACTCTCTGCTGTGGAGTACCAGGTGTCATGCACATGACAAAGACAGAAAGTCTGAAGTGTAGAGATGGGCATATCCAGTCCGCATTCTTGTACAAGAACTCCTCGAATCTTTTGGACGAGATGACTGAAATCTCGACGAGGAGTCATGTGCACGGAGCCGATGATAGCCATCATAAGAACGAGCTCAGTGGGAGCCGTGTCCAGATCGAAGGTGCCCCGGTGGATAAAAGGGAATGTAGGGGCCGTACGAGTCCAGTATGTCTGTAAAGCTTCGATAACCCAAGATAATGGGACGTCAAACTCCTTGGAACTATGTCAGCTGAGCCGCACAGAAGAAGCTGCAACTTACGGGGAATGAACTCTGTAATCGAGCAACGAGCATGGCACTTGCTACATTGTCTTGTCCTCTCTCCGCAGATTCTTGCTGCTGCACACGAGGAAGCATAGGCATATCCCATGGCATATCCACCATTGGCTCGTTGAATGGCGGGGCCAGTGTTTCATGTAGTAGCGCCTCCCATTGCTCTGGAGCCCATAAAGAGAATCCCCAATCTCCCATAATATCTCCAACAGAAAAGTCACTGACAGGCGGATTGGAGCTATTTGGTATTTGAAGGCTACCATCATAAGGAGCATTCATTGGTACAGCAGTGCTACTGGAGGTTATCGGGAATATGGCTGTCTGCGACGACGACGGGCCAGGCTGTTGCCCAGTCGTTGTGTTTATTGGAGGAGGTAGAGATGCACGCTGAACGGCGGATTCCTCTTGGGAACCGCTTTCGCTCCTCGACCGTTTAAAAGGATTTGATCCGGTAGGATCTTCGCCGCAGATGTTTCGTTTCTCATGTCGCTGAAGGAGATCGTATCGTTTGAATTCTCTGCGGCAAGTCGGGCAATTATATGAAGTTTGTGAATCTTTAGGACAACTCAGCCAACAAAATTCAGATATCGTACCGAATTACACATACGGTTAGCGGCGTGACGAAGTAAATGGTCCTGAAAAGTTTGCGGACAACAGTAGTAGAATCAGtaacaaaaaaaaacacaaTGATGTGATGACTACAATTGCTTACCTTCCTTGTGAATGTTTTTTGGCACCCCGGGTGGGCACACTTGAACCCGAACATATCTGGCTCCATGTCCTACGTTCGTCGAGGAGCCCAAGGAAGTGAGAAGCGGGATTGCGGGCGTCGGAGAGGATATATAGAGGATACGGTTGTAGAAGGCCCAACTACCTCCTCCAGGCGGCGCTCAGCGACAATCTCAGCGAAAAAAGAAGCTTGAgaatttgcttccgctcgCCCCACTGATGGAAGTCAAgacctctcttcttttccttgctttgGACACGCTTTGATTTTTCTTTATGCTATGCCTCTGCGAGTATTACGGGATTGTTCTTCCCCTCcgattgaagaggaagcatCCAAACGGAAGTTGATAGGGCCACCAACTGATGAAAAAAGGCTCTGTCGCGTTGCGCGCCTCCTGGTTGACTAATTTTCCATCAACGCGTCTGTATTATGCACGCGACTTGATGATTCCTGATTTCCCCCCCTGCCGGCCGGCAGATAATTACTGTGGTGACTTTCAGGTGACGAACCATGGTCAGTCATAGACGGTTCATGGCCAAAAAATACATCGAAAAGTTGGCCTTTTATCATTTTTTCTTGCAACTTCCTTTCTATGCTCTGCCTAAACTACTGTCTTCAGCGTGTTTCGCAGCTGGCGGTCGAACGCTGATTTTATTTCAAGGTTTTTGAACTTCCGACCAATCATTTTGTCGTACCTACCCCTGGATGCTGTCTTGTACTGAGTACTGAATATCATGAGTGAAAACGGAATAATGCATGGTGTATTCAATAGATTATGTTGCACAGCAAGTATAAAATTAAAGCACCGTAAGAGATAAGAAGAGTTACCAGTTGTGCCTCATGCCTCATGTGCCTCATTCAACCGCTATAGCCGGATGGACCTGGTTTCTGATTTCTGATTCCTCAGGGAAGTTCCCGGCACCTGAACAACAAAAGGACCTGATCCCTGAACTAAACGCGTACGCGAGGGACAGTTGACGTCGTCGGATCGCCATCCACAAGATCCACGCATCCAGCGAGCATCCCAATAACTAATCCCTCCCATCAGTCGTTCATCTGTCGTCATCATTTGCTTTGGCAGAACTAATTTTGAGAATCTCGGATTTGGGAGACGAAAGGTAAAGACTAAAGACTGAAGACTGGAGACTGCGGGAAGATGAACACGTAAATATAGCGCAGTGCCTACAAGATCATGCTAGATAAGCACGTAGACTGACTTCGAGGCTCCTGCCTTACTTTATCATTCCATCTTCTACTTCCCAGCAATCAAACAAGGCAGGAAATACCATGACAACAAGTTACAAAGAAAAGGCATTGGGTCCATTGATGGGATACATATATAGTAGTGTGAACATATAATATGGACTTCTGGTTTGAACTTTGGCTGATTGACTTTGATGACAAAAGCTGGTATAATTTACCGCATACAACAAGAAATCTGCACATTTCACTTTGCTCGACCTTTAATTATCATTTGCAATACACTTTCTGTATTGTACTCACCATATCCCAACGGGGAAAAAGACAGCAtccactcttcatccctgGCTTTGAGTAATTTCAAGCATACTCATCAACGTGCTTACTCGCCGCTCTCCCCCCTGGTCCAATGCCCAACCCTACCAGCTCCCTACTCCTAAACTCATGCGAAGTATACACCTTGCCCGCCCAAACGTTAGCCCCTTGCATTTCAGGGGAGGTGTATGTGGCGGAGGGTTGGATGCCAAAGGGCGGGGAGATGGCTGTTGAGAGAATAGAGGTGAAGTGAGGAGCTAAGAAGGTGAGGATAGTGGACggaggaaggatgtgagtgatagatgaggatgagagtgGGGGGGAAAAAGAGGGGACAATGGAGGTGTCAAGGGCGAgggaggacgaagaggaagagatggcaTGGGAGAGACGGGCGAGGGCACGGGCGGTAGGATCAGGGTCAGAGAGAGCGTCAGCGGTAggtgatggatgggaagTAGTAAAGACAATTCGAAGCGGGTCGGATGATTCAAGTCGGGGTAGGTAAGGCTCAGCGAGTTTCCTGGCGATAGAGAAGGTCAGTTTCCCGTTGATAATTTCTGTCGAGCATAGCAAAAGAGCGTTGACCACGAGTCTCGCATGCTCTTCTCCTATCTTAAGACTTCTTATTGCGccatttcctcttctatTCCCGTTCTTGGAGAGTGCGATAGCGATGACGCTTAATCTCGGGATGGTCCTTGCCAAGTATTCTTGCGCAATAATGCTGTCTACGATTTCGAGCTCCGCCGAGTCAAGCAGGTCGAGCACCATATCCAgcccttccccatcctcacccTGAGCAAACTTTTCACCCATTTCCAACAATCTCGCCAAATtactcttttcctccccctTTTCGACTCTCATCAAGTCATCCTCCCTGACACTGGCACCTAGGTCAATGAGGCAAGCAAGAGCAGCCTTGCCTAATGATAGGCGCTGCCATGCCGCAGCATGCCTTGCAGAGGTGTCAGGCCCTAAGAGGGGGACAAAGGGGTGGTCGGTCGCTAATAGAGGCTCCACCGACGGATGAAAAGCCCATTTGTAGTTATTCTTAATTTTTGACGAGAACGTTGATGTCGGTATACGGAAGAGGTATTCTAAAGCATTAGGACGCTCGAGTAAAGAGGGAATTATGCTGTCGTCCAAATCTGATAATAGATCAAGACATTCAAGTGTTCTTGATATAACTTCTGGTCGGGTATAGGCGTTCAACAGGTCGATCAGACAGTCTGGTGAATCGCCTGCCCAGCGCCAGAGCCAAGATggatcttctttttccaaagCCAGCTCTGATGGCCTCTGCTCTTTTACTGCATTCTCCTGTTCTGGGTCATCTCCCGGTGACTCGTCTGTATTGCCGTAGACTGAGATGGAGAGCTTCTCTACAGGGGCACGtaacatcatcatccggCTGGTGGTCTGCAAACATGAGTGTATCAACTGCTCGCTCTTTCGTGGCGATTACGAGACATCACCTACGCCTTGGGGCATATCAATAGGGTAATCTACCGGGTGCAATGCTGCGTTGTATGTGATGTTGGTAGAGAGAAGGGCGTTGACAGGGTTGGATGGGGAAACGTTGAAGAGCAACTGTCCCGTCCAGTTTGAAGGGTATGTTACGCTGACAACTCAAATAAGCATTCCTTTGATCGACCCGAACCTTGCAGATGCAGTACAGATAAATATACCTACCCAGAGCCATCAGGACATCTCACGCCCTCTGGTGTGATTCTAACTGAGGATACACGGACTGGGCCGGAGAAGCGGATGACAAGcaaggacgaagaggtGTTTGTGGGGTAGAGAGATGGGGAGGATGAGTGGTAGAGGAGTTCGAGAGCCATCGCACGgcagagagagagaggaaatATGATATGGAGGAGCGAAGGTATGGAGTGAGGGGTGATTTTGATTATGAAACACTAATTATCGTACTTCGTTGCTCCGCCTCCAGCAGCGAAAAGAGCATCCGCGAACAAGTCAAACCGGCGGCCATCTCCCTTTTCTACCAAACACTAGAAATaaacaaaaaaataaataaaataTTCCCAGTCGTTGTATAGCCTGAGCTCCAAATACTAAGGCTGATAGGCGGCAAGAAACAGCATGCATCAAAACCGTCATGAGGTAGGTATACACAGCCTATTCATCTATGCTTCCGATAACAGTTACAGACTCGACCAGTATGATTCTATGATAATTTCTGCCTCTCCAACTGTTTCTCCAATGCGGACCCAGGGTGTTCCTCCATATCGCCTTCGCTGTTCGCTCTTTCGTGGAAGGCGGGACCAACGCCGGCACCGGGATGTTGAGGTGCAGGAGGAGCCGGGGGAAGCTCATGACTACAAAAAGATCGAATTAATAATGAAACAAAATGTTGCGGGTGGGGAAAAAGAAGTAGGGATAGGACGACGTACGAGTCTTTCCTGGCGGGAGGCATAGATTGTTGCCTCACGAGGTATCGGAAACTCCTGACCTCTTCGAGGATCAAATCCCTCATCCCGCTGACggaatcttcttcttcaaaggAAAAGTCAAACGGGACTTCGCAAAGGGGTTCGTCGGCGGGATCGTGCCATACCGCAAGACTAATAATCATCGTGAGCTAAATGCAAGCAAGGGGTGTCGAAGGCGATAAAGACACACTACTGGTGTTCTAGGGCTTCTTCGCAGCCATATCTCTTGGCGGGGTCAAATGTTAACAGTTTGCTCAACAAATCCAACGCCAAGGGAGATGCGTTAGGATACAATGTCTCAAACTTGACGCGCGGCTTGATGGGCAGGCTCCTGATGTAATCCTGAGCTCTTGGCGAACCAACTCTCCGGAGAGTGTCTTCAGTGGGGGTAccgagaaggttgaggatcTTGTTCAGCTGATCGACGTAATCTTCACCCTTGAAAATGGGTTTACCGCCAAGAAGTTCGGCGAGGATACATCCAACAGACCACATATCGATGCTTGAAGTGTAATTCGCAAATGAAAGCATAATTTCGGGGGCTCGATACCATCTTGTGGCGACATCTACAAGCAATGAGCTTTCCATCCTGGGCTGTTTTATACCATTTTATATCACTGCTTGCTACGCCCAGCCTACTTACATTCAGTCATGAACCCGGCTTGACCTTGATCCGTCTGCACCGCTCCAGGCTGGAAACCACGAGCTAAACCGAAATCACAAATCTTGAGCTCGCAATCGGCATTCACGAGAAGGTTTCCAGGTTTCAGATCTCGGTGGAGGACGTTGGCAGAGTGAATGTACTAATCGATCAGAGTCAGTTATGACAAAATTTTCTTGTTACACCAATGTTATGAGCGCACCTTGAGACCACAGAGAGTTTGATATAAGAATGATTGGAAGTGCGCATCGGAAAGAGGTTGTCCAGATCGAATCTATGCCTGAGATCAGCGTACATATTATATTCAGTAACTAAGTGCTTACAATGGCATGTAAATCAGCCTCCATGAGCTCTTCGTACAAGTAGACTTCACGGAATTGTCCTGATCCAGGAGGGTCAAAGACAATGTCCATGTCGTACAAGCTGTTATGAATCAGGATTGCGTGCCGGACAGTGCATATCGCACTCCGAGATTGTAGACATACCAGGTGATCTGTGCGTAACGTCAGCAATTGTTCTAATGTCCGCTTCCATAACAGCTCTCTAATAGTCATCTAAAGAGAATCTAAATAATCATGCCAACTCACATTTTTATGCCCTCTGAAGTGATGTAACAACCTCAACTCTCTCAGACACCGCTTTGTCAAGATCTTCTTTTGAAACACATTCGTTACCTTTTTCACCGCGCATGTTTCTCCCGTACTAGAGTTCCTCGCAGAAGACACGCAACCGTACGCCCCTTGCCCGAGTTCCTTGACAAACTGCCATGGCTGCTGAAGGATGCTACAAAGAAGGTCGGATCAGGATGTGAAGTGGGAATCGAGAAGTGGAGGCAGTGACGTACTAGACGTTGTTGGGTGTCTGGAAAAGGTGCCGAGGAGTGTTGTCCATGGTGAATTTATGTAGGATAGTTGATAGGACGAGCCGTACGGGTGAGcaagacaagaaggaaaagtgAAAAGTGAAGAAACGGGATCTGGGGTCGTCCGTCGAGGAGAAACACGAACTTTCACAGCCATGCGCAGGTGGAGGCAGTCAATTATGTAAACAATGGCACGCCTAGTTCCAGGCATGCCTTACTGTGTTATTTTGtgctctccttttcaactAAACAGGCGCGCAGCTTACTCACCACCGGCCGTCCCCGTCCACCAAAATATTTCGGCCATTTCGCATCAACATCTGCGTCTTCAACATACTTCTCTTCACACTCCCGGCATGCCTCCTAAAGCCCCTGTCAAGCGCACGGCggcttcatcctccactACTGCTCCTCGAAAAGCTCCTCGCGCTGGCCCATCTACGACAACAGCAACCGCAAAGCGGCCCGCCACAACTTCCTCAACAGTAGCTAAGGGCAAAGCGCCAGCTCGACCGTCGGCATCTACACAGGTCGATGTTAAGCCCAAAATTGAAGATACtaggggagaggaggaatgggCAGATTTAATGAAGCAGCAGTATGGCGATAAGAAGGGCGCTGATTGGTATTCCAAGGGTGTGAAGACTGTCGAAGCAAGTATTCTCCCTGAATGATATAGACTTGAACTGATACTGTTGCAGGATAAATGGCAACTTCTCCCAGCTTTTCTCAAAGTAAAAGGCCTTGTCAAGCAGCATCTTGACTCCTTTAACTATTTTGTCAATGTCGACATCAAAGCTATTCTTGCGGCCAACTCTCTTGTCATTTCAGATATCAACCCCAAGTACTACATCCGATATACCGACATCCGTGTAGGGCGTCCAGCACGACATGATGCTAATCAAGTGGCCTCTGCTCTTTCGCCGATGGAGTGTCGATTGACAGATTCCACATATAGCGCGCCGATCTATGTGGATGTGGAATAcatgggagaagaaaagaggagcaaGCAGAGGGGTGTGCAGATTGGCATGTTGCCAGTAATGTTGAGGAGCGATTTGTGTAACCTCaaagggaagaatgagGCGGAGCTAGCGAGGATGGGAGAGTGCCCGATGGATCCGGGAGGATATTTCGTTGTTAAGGGAACGGAAAAGGTCATATTGGTGCAAGAGCAGTTGAGCAAGAATCGTATCTTGGTAATGAAGGataagaaggatgaggtgaTGGCTGAAGTTACATCGTGAGTCATTCATTCTTCGTATCTCTATCGCCATGGTCAGAAGCTTCAACCAGACTGGGATTTTGGTCGGATTGGTCGAGCCAGTTCAGTCTTTTTGAATTGCGGCCAGTCCCCTGATCAAAACGAATTTGTTCGCGCCGAACCAGTTGGAGGCTTGGTTTTTAAAACCACGCTAATTCGCTTTGGGACACAATGGCTCGTTGTAATGCTGATCATGCACAGTTCAACGCACGACCGAGTTGTCAAAACCTATGTCGTCAGTAAAGCCAACCGTCTCTATCTCCGGCACAACTCTTTCAAGGAATTCATCCCTATCGTTATCGCCCTCAAGGCTATGGGTCTCACTGCAGACAAGGAAATCCTCCAACTCATATGCGGTTCCGACGAACGATACCAGGAGGCCTTTGGTGTTTCCCTCGAAGAAGCtgccaaggagaagacctTTACGCGCCGTCAAGCGCTCGAATGGATTGGCGCCAGAGTATCTCCCAACCAGGCTAAGGATGACAGCGGGTCCAACCAGAAGCTTACCCCAAGCGATATTGCCCAGCAGGCTCTTGCTGCAATGGTTCTTGGTCATGTTCCTGTGCGAAACATGAACTTCCGACCCAAGTGCATCTATCTTGCCACCATGGCGCGAAGGGTTCTCATGGCCATGATTGACGATCATATGGTTGATGATCGAGATTACGTTGGTAACAAGCGTCTAGAACTTGCCGGTCAGCTTTTGTCTTTGCTCTTTGAAGATTCTTTCAAGACTTTTAACAGCGAGCTCAAAAAGCGAATGGACAAAATTCTGGAAAAGCCCAACCGTGCCGGTCCTTTCGATGCCGGGACTCTGATTCGTCAAGGTGGTGATCCCATCACTCAGGCGTTTGTCcgttccatctccaccgGCAACTGGTCGCTTAAGCGATTCCACGTCGAGCGGGCAGGTGTTACCCATGTCTTGTCTCGTTTATCCTTCATTGCCGCATTGGGTATGATGACTCGTATCTCTTCTCAATTCGAAAAGACGCGTAAGGTCTCTGGTCCTCGTGCTCTTCAACCGAGTCAGTGGGGTATGCTCTGTCCTTCCGATACGCCTGAAGGTGAAGCATGTGGTCTTGTGAAGAACTTGGCTCTTATGACCCACATTACTACGGACGTACCTGAAACGCCCTTGGTCAAGATGGCGTTCATGCTTGGTGTTGAGGATATTTCCCTTGTTACCGGTAATGAACTCTACCGGCCCGGAGTGCATATGGTGCAGGTGAATGGTACGCTCATCGGTGTGACCAACATGGCGAAACGATTTGTGAGACAGTTTAGAAAGTTGAGGCGAGCTGGAAGGATGTCTGAGTTTGTGTCAATCTTTATTAACCATCACCACAAGATCATCTACATTGCAAGTGATGGTGGACGAATTTGTCGACCGATGATTATTGttgaaaagggaagatcACGAGTGACAACGGAGCATGTGAGGCTTTTGAAAGAGGGCAAAGTCACTTTCGATCATTTCCTCCGAGCAGGCTTGGTGGAATACCTAGATGTCAACGAGGAGAATGACTCTTTCATCGCGTGTTACGAAAATGAGatcgaagaaggaacaacGCATCTCGAAATCGAACCATTTACTATTCTCGGTGCTGTCGCCGGTTTGATTCCTTACCCTCACCATAACCAATCTCCTCGAAACACCTATCAATGTGCGATGGGTAAACAAGCTATTGGCGCCATCGCATACAATCAGCTTAACCGAATTGATACCTTGCTGTATCTCATGACATACCCTCAACAGCCCATGGTCAAGACCAAAACGATCGAGCTGATCGGCTACAACAAACTTCCCGCCGGGCAGAATGCTACAGTCGCTGTCATGTCTTACTCTGGATACGATATCGAAGATGCTTTGATTCTCAATCGTGCCAGTGTAGACCGAGGTTTTGGTCGATGTCATGTTCTCAAGAAGGTGACAACGCCAATGCGAACGTTCCATAACGGTTCACATGAACGTACTGCTTATCCtgatcctcctcctcgaccCGACGCATATACTTTTGTTGATAAGGCCGATGGCATGACCGCTCCCGGTGCTACTATCAACCAATACGACGTGATGATCCATCGAGAAACCC
This Cryptococcus neoformans var. neoformans JEC21 chromosome 9 sequence DNA region includes the following protein-coding sequences:
- a CDS encoding expressed protein, with protein sequence MSTFTPLSLYSLPSKSALVDEFVGQPLSALRTPALIVDRKKFKDNCERVASNAKERGMKFRAHVKTHKTTEGTRMQVEAAGGVKATIASTMVEVWQIVEAGLVNEGLVNDILYSMPISADKLEDINSVQEIVGAQATIRLMVDHAEQIRILQSFSQKIQRPARWSVFVKVDGGGKRAGAPAESEQMKELIQALVESQDYVEIFGFYSHFGQSYASDSLSAGSSYFAGEINCVQTAAKIARNLGAKGKWTLSVGATPTAHAAVQEAVKEHGPLEGELELHAGCYCMCDLQQCATSLVSYSDVAISVLGRVVSVYPLRKEAMCDVGALSVSKDTGRFTGFGRVVKPDYATGWDLGRISQEHGTLVHRQGEDIKEGNELKIGNSVQIIPQHACLVCACFPWLYVVDDGGNEVVDVWVPWKGW
- a CDS encoding expressed protein, whose product is MEPDMFGFKCAHPGCQKTFTRKDHLLRHAANHSQTSYNCPTCRREFKRYDLLQRHEKRNICGEDPTGSNPFKRSRSESGSQEESAVQRASLPPPINTTTGQQPGPSSSQTAIFPITSSSTAVPMNAPYDGSLQIPNSSNPPVSDFSVGDIMGDWGFSLWAPEQWEALLHETLAPPFNEPMVDMPWDMPMLPRVQQQESAERGQDNVASAMLVARLQSSFPEFDVPLSWVIEALQTYWTRTAPTFPFIHRGTFDLDTAPTELVLMMAIIGSVHMTPRRDFSHLVQKIRGVLVQECGLDMPISTLQTFCLCHVHDTWYSTAESQFVAQCMWPVMVAHSRKKGIGVVGKPENEIHQEEAWAAWAKEEERRRAAYCVLLIDTQLSAFWNQHCSRQLSIFAHHLTLPCTRRQWEAPTAQEWFRMRGPPPSTPPTPRKSNARSGYLPGLHPEFQVSTVSDGYSSAILAALALEKLSFKVDLENSLTVQMVLIGLIAIAWDCRTRGGMGIRFREGTKHWRSIVFKAVINMRATYEAEVIRMGDAIESRDLRDTFAICNISILSDIPMLCVAAGATTFCGSTIGPRQYSDAKRRLKLWAKTEDAWTCVWQCARYLRQALFADWGLYTPWAVFLTTLVCRAYNWTSATPESTSQRRQHPTTYSTAHLPIIDRQATIIAWLDKILQTPGRHESTDGEVDALIEYVAGQLELGESTARENAAMLRMLIGHKR
- a CDS encoding MAP kinase, putative, with the translated sequence MDNTPRHLFQTPNNVYILQQPWQFVKELGQGAYGCVSSARNSSTGETCAVKKVTNVFQKKILTKRCLRELRLLHHFRGHKNITCLYDMDIVFDPPGSGQFREVYLYEELMEADLHAIIRSGQPLSDAHFQSFLYQTLCGLKYIHSANVLHRDLKPGNLLVNADCELKICDFGLARGFQPGAVQTDQGQAGFMTEYVATRWYRAPEIMLSFANYTSSIDMWSVGCILAELLGGKPIFKGEDYVDQLNKILNLLGTPTEDTLRRVGSPRAQDYIRSLPIKPRVKFETLYPNASPLALDLLSKLLTFDPAKRYGCEEALEHQYLAVWHDPADEPLCEVPFDFSFEEEDSVSGMRDLILEEVRSFRYLVRQQSMPPARKDSHELPPAPPAPQHPGAGVGPAFHERANSEGDMEEHPGSALEKQLERQKLS
- a CDS encoding expressed protein; the protein is MALELLYHSSSPSLYPTNTSSSLLVIRFSGPVRVSSVRITPEGVRCPDGSGVTYPSNWTGQLLFNVSPSNPVNALLSTNITYNAALHPVDYPIDMPQGTTSRMMMLRAPVEKLSISVYGNTDESPGDDPEQENAVKEQRPSELALEKEDPSWLWRWAGDSPDCLIDLLNAYTRPEVISRTLECLDLLSDLDDSIIPSLLERPNALEYLFRIPTSTFSSKIKNNYKWAFHPSVEPLLATDHPFVPLLGPDTSARHAAAWQRLSLGKAALACLIDLGASVREDDLMRVEKGEEKSNLARLLEMGEKFAQGEDGEGLDMVLDLLDSAELEIVDSIIAQEYLARTIPRLSVIAIALSKNGNRRGNGAIRSLKIGEEHARLVVNALLLCSTEIINGKLTFSIARKLAEPYLPRLESSDPLRIVFTTSHPSPTADALSDPDPTARALARLSHAISSSSSSLALDTSIVPSFSPPLSSSSITHILPPSTILTFLAPHFTSILSTAISPPFGIQPSATYTSPEMQGANVWAGKVYTSHEFRSRELVGLGIGPGGRAASKHVDEYA